DNA from Pomacea canaliculata isolate SZHN2017 linkage group LG9, ASM307304v1, whole genome shotgun sequence:
atgaacatttagTCTCAGGAATACTAGCAGTGGAGAGCATATTTGACTTACACCACTGTAACAATGCTGGGTAGAGCTTTTAAAATTAGTGTAATTACGTTTGCACTGCACGCCACATAATATTTTCTATCCAATGGTAGTGTCAGCTTGTGGGAGGGTTTTTTTTAGTGTGGTGAATAATACAAAATCATGTGGTCTTGTCAAAGATGAAATGTATAGAAGCTTTTGTAGTACATTACAAGAAGATACTGAATTTGTTATTTGGTGTGAGACAAAGACTTTGTAATGCATTCAGTCTGAAGAGTCAAGTGGCATACAACACTGAAATCTTTGTCATAGTACAgtcctgttgttgtttctgatCTCTTTTTTTAGAACATTCCACACCTTCCcccacataataataatatgaacaaaatatttatatagtctGGAAATTAAGGGCACAAGGTGCTAATTATAAAAGCAAGGAAGGAATAGTTATATTTTCGTTTAAATGTTTGATTAGTATATCATGTTGAAGAAAAGTTACTTGTTCGTTAGCAGCGCCTCTGTCAAACGGAAAAccagttaaataaaaattgcatttaTCATTGTTGTTTGAATTGTAATGCATTTATAATCCACATTGAGCCATGTAGATAAACTGATGGACCAATCCACACTCTGAATCAGTAACATAACGtttcaagaagaaaatggaaaatggcTGTCTGCAGTGGGTTTTTAAAGTGACCTTAGaatctttagttttcttttgctACATTCATACATTGGTAAGAGAGTATGCAGTACTTTGCAAGGTAAATCCCATGAAGTAATCTTTAGAGCTTCTGTTTGATTTATTATTGAAACATAAATTGATCTATATAACATTGAATATATATGCATCTATACAAAAATCAAAGGAATGTATTGTGAACATTGGCTGTGAATATTGTTTGATTTTTAGAGAGagcatttgtttctgtttcagtcTGGTCAGTTCAATGAGGACATGATTCCAACAGTAGGCTTCAACATGCGTAAAATTACAAAGGGAAATGTCACAATTAAGGTGATTTGTTGAATCAAATGTGTGATGTTGAATTTGTCTTCTTCCactcatcttttttttgtgtgtttttcaatAATCACCTGGCATTAAATGTCTATTTTTTCAAGCTCCTTCACAGGGAATAATGAATATCAGGGATAGGCTGGCATCATAAAGAAGAGTTGagatttgaatattttttaaataaaacaataatgttaGAATCTGAGTAGCTTTGCTTTCAGATAAGCATGCAGTTTGTTGCCATTAGCTTTACACTAACagcttttaaataataatataaataacacatttgtatagcacctttttctagcatcagccagactcaaggcgctttacatataggcatgcaagcacatcatattaatttatacatataataattaatataatattaattaatacttAAATGTCTTATTTGATGGGATTTATCAAAGTTTTGTCCTCTGCCCAAGGAACCTGTGTCTTTATGCAGACcaaagtgtgttttcttttccatgTAATCTTTAATGCATCTTTCAGCTAATGTAGATAATGCATTTCCATatcttttttaatctctttaatGATATACAGCTTTATTATATCTGTGTACTTTTTGTGTTGGTTTATATATTTGCAGAGGTGTATTAAGTTACAATAGATCACAGTGACTACAAAGAGGAATTAAACTAAGGGAATTATTTGAAGATAGTAGTTACCTATtgtgtaaataagaaaaaaaaagaagaaagtgtaaagaCTGATAATGTTTGAGGCAGCCATAGTGATAAAAACTTCATAAACCTCATATATTTTCATCTCATCTGTTTTAAGTTCTTTTGGCATGAATCTGAGCATCACTCCAGCTCAGAATTTTATGCATAAACAGCTAAACCCGAACGTTTATTGGGGTAACCTGGTGCAGCACTAAGCTTAACtacactttgtttttgttgtttggttcttttgttgttgttggtggtggtgtatTATTTCCAGGGGCAAACTCAATTCTAAAAATTTAAACATGCTTTTGTGCATGAGTTGTGTGGATAGAATATAATAAACTGGTTTGCTGGTCAAGCATGTTGGGTGAACTCTGGCTGCTGTAAGATTTAGTGAACACAGGTGCTCTGAACATAGTGTTGCTTCTAATAAACATAGAACATGTTAATAGTTTGCAGCagaaaatcattattaaaaaatgtagtTGGTGGAAAGTTAGACCAGGACTGAGGAAGTAAATTGTTTAAGGCATTTGTCATCGTGGAGCATATTTCCAATGTTTTGCTATAGTGAGACAGCAATCAGTGCAGAAGGAAGCGAAACAAATCATCTAAGTCCACACCACTGTGAATCTCACTTCTGTACTTCTGtaccattttttatgtttgttattcAGTGTTCAGACCAGTCTGTTGGCCATGCTGAGATACAGACTTCCCTTTTGTATCTGTTGGTCACCCTTTGCTATTATGCATGTTTTCATTATAAACTTTGCATactttttcatattatttcttCACCATTTTCGCTTGTTGCCTTTCTTGTTGTAGTGTGGTTGGAGCTTCCATTCTGTGTAACAGCCATGTGCAATTTAAAGTGTAGAGGAGGCTTGTAGGTTAAATGCGAATGCTAACCCACCTTTTGTAAGAGACTCGAGTGTCCTGATTTTGGTATCTAAGGGGTGGAACCAATTCTCTGTATATACTGAGTACTGCATGCTTAGGTTGATGAATTATCACTGTggtgtttatatttttggtttgaTCTTGAAACAGCAGAGTTTTGCCGTCACAGGAAAACCTTAAGTTTTTGCAAACTTTAGTACCAACAACTGCAGGAACTAACATTAAAGATTTGTTATCAAAATGTCAGCTTTGACAACATGGTTGACCTGTTTTAAGCTACacataatgtattttataaaaagcaacaataaaattaattacagTTTGATGaacatgaaaacagttttttgagACCAGAAAAGTAGTTTTATTATGGTATGAATGAAACAGTCAGCACTTTTggtggaaagagaaagaatcttGAACTCATATTTGTCGGAAAAGGCAATAATTTCTTAAGTGATGCAAGCATTAGAAGATTAAATGGCTGATTCTGCTTTTGGTTTCAACTTAACAGATATCAATTTTTTTGCAGATAATACAAACACTTGAGAAATGTGAAATCTTGAATTGTGATTTGCTAAAAATATAGAGTCTGATCTGGTCTGTGTTGAAGAATTATGTTAATATGCTATTGCTTTGAAGTTTATAattgttttgtgattttaagCAATATTTAAATGATACAATCATTTGTTGTAAACTGTCTTTCCATTGGAAGTAATTTCTTATAATTACATGAGGAGATGTGAAATTTTGTTAATAGTTGTGGGACATCGGGGGCCAGCCCAGGTTTAGAAGCATGTGGGAGAGATACTGCCGTGGAGTCAATGCTATAGTGTAagtattttttcaaagtctgcAACATTTTTAGTTTGGTGCTGCCTCTTGGATGTGTGTGaaagtttattaacaaaatGTTGATACACTGGCTTGCTGAAGGCAGTGCAtcatgctacatttgacatattggtcatatttgtctttttattttttaaattgttaactGATACAAGGGATGTAAATGCTACATTTTAAAGCTGAACTATTTCTTTACAAGTTACTTAACTTATATTCaagtatttttcaaatgtaattacTTTATGGTCAAATGAGTAAAACCTGACCACACAGGGTTATGTGTTTCCTGAAAGTTTTTTGTGGTGGTCATCAGAATTATTATATATCTTTCTCTATTCATGATGATCTTCCTTTACTTAAGTGTGATTTAAGTTTGCTGAAGTGACTTTagcactttttttaacattcaaagttttctctgtgacccaacctcacaaacatttttgaaaagccATTCAGATACTGtcatacagaaaaagaacaaaactttaCTTAATTTTATggttaaaaattcatttaaaatcaaatttttgtAACGTATAGtcatttttctacatttgtggAAAGATGAGCAGCCATGCCCATGAAATGTGGCAATCTGCAGCAGACATTCTGCATAGAAAGGAGGCAATCACTTTAAGATGTTGTGAAGCAGAAGAGCACTATAGatgtttttctgtaatttttccAGATACATGGTGGATGCAGCTGATCACGACAAACTGGAAGCATCAAGAAATGAGCTTCACAATCTTCTGGACAAACCTCAGCTGCAGGGCATTCCTATTCTTGTGCTGGGCAACAAAAGGGATTTGGAAGGGGCTTTGGATGAGAAAGAACTCATTGAGAGAATGTGAGCAGATTtctttttggggtttttttaattaataggCACTTGCAAACTAGGACAATTCTATAATTCACACATGCCACCTTATTGACATTTAATATTGATGACAACGTTTTATTTTCCAAgattttcgtttttgttttgtttttgtttagtttttttaattgaatgtcATCTGATAATGCTGTTTTGTATTCTGTGTATTGTCTCTCATTACCTGAAGTCTGCAATGTCCCACCCTCACCACTCAGACTTGTGATAGTTATACATTCTTCTTTCAACACAATATCCACGATCTGTCTGTGGGTTTTCAACTATTATTCCAACtgttaacaaatgaaaatagaTAAACACTTTAGCCAAATCCTGGGGGAGGCCACCAATAGTAACGAGCACTCATTAAAACGATCCCTCATGAACACTCTTAGATCCATACATTTAGCAATGATAAAGACACTTTTGGTACAgtgttttcttctctcccttttcctcAAAATGatgtttccataaaaaaaaaagtttgtttgaaTATGTCCCAGGATATCCAGACATTGGCTTCCAAGTAAAGAAATAAGGAAAGCACTCACGTTACTCAAATAACATCCAATGAAATAACACTTTACCATAAATACTGTCTTCACCCTCTTAATGAGTGTGATATTTTTCACTATCTAGGCTGGATACACCAGCATGGCGACACTTTCTCAGCAATGGTTGTCTTAGGGGAATAACTTTGCTTTTTTAGTATGCAGCAGTTTTCACTCCCTCTCAGTAGGTGCAGCAGTACTTTAATAGTATTGATGGCACTGGCTCGGTGATGCTATCACAGAAGTAACGTTTTTCCTACTCCACATAAAAATGCTCTTCTTCCCCCTATTTTTTCCTAATGCTCCTCTTCCTTGCATCAAAGGCAAGAACTCTTTAGGGTCAATTTGACATTTATTGCACTAAGGAATTcaatacattttgtttgattttacaGGAATTTGGCAGCTATTCAAGATAGGGAAATTTGTTGCTACTCAATATCTTgcaaagagaaggaaaacattGGTAAGTAATTCAGAGGAATGCTTAACAGAAagtttttcttgtcagaaaatAGTTTCCATCAATTTATAAATAAAGGGCATAttctttaattaataataatagccaGATTTTCTGCCCACATGCCAGCAGCCATATCATATTACATCAAAattatctgatttttaaaaaaaaaaagaaacactaatTATAAAATGATAGGCATAATGAAATGAAGACATTCAAGGGTAGGGTCCACCTCTTAATCTTAAGAAGATAGTGATGCTTGTTATGAGTTAGTGGCAAGCAGAAATGTTGCTTGGCCTTAAGTCCTCTTGTAGTACCCAAACCCAGTGACTAGCATCTCTGGAATTACCGGAAAACCAAAAGCTGACAGTTACCTAGAATAAgtaaagaaaaggaataaataaagtctttcaAATAAGATTAGTCacataagaaaaagaagtatgctatctgtaaaattatttcttaataatTAGACCTGTATAGTGCATTTTCCCACTTTAATGTAGACTTCCTAcatttacaaaagcaaaatatacaaaaatatacaaatagttttaaaatgaacatggtatgcacacagagacaaaaacattcaattttAGAATGTAAAGTAACTAGATGTCTGGTGCACTCCAAATACTtaaattttaatgaagttttGTATTTAAGGCACTGTCACTTTGGGCAGAAGAGAAGGTACTGCTCAACCTTCTTGGCTGTTGCTGGGCCAGTTATATAGGCTCTAACCTAAAAATATGGtatgctaaaaacaaaatataaaaagctcATCTACTAACTGCATTAtaaattttcagatttttctgGACTATGGCTTGAAGGAAATGATGATGAATGCTTAGAAATCATTTTTCATGAATCTgttgtttgaaaaatgaagtTCTAGCATTGTTGCAATTGTAGCAAGTAGAATTACAAGTACATTTATACATGCTTGCTAAATCTTTTTCAGATATTACCCTTCAGTGGTTGATCCAGCATTCCAAGTCAGGACGTTAAGGGTACACAGTTGCTGTGTTTTTAGCAGAGCTGGCTGAATCTGAGTGACTGACTCCAAATGAATTCAAAAGACATCTCAAGAGCATGGCTGTGTGGATGTGGTTGCTGCTAACAGATATTTCATGCTGAAggacttttttgtgttttcaacaACTGATGGGGGAAACTGTTCACAGAATAAgtgaaaataattcatttccAGTTGGACACCCAcaagttttcctttttcttaacCTGGTTGTGTACCTAAATAAGTGGCACATCAGCTTCAGATTTAGGGTTATTTTGGCACTGAATATTTTGactgattttcttctttccagcTGATTGATACAAGGGTAAAAGTCACGTGTTATTTTTCTTGGCTTTATCAAAATGACCTCTTAACATAGTACAGTAATTCTTGAAACTTGTTTGGCACTGGTTACCTGATAAATAATACAGCAGTTCTTTGAGCTTGGTTGGAACTGGTTTAATGTCTAGCATACTGAATAAGAGActttttattctgaaaaatgAGAACATATTGTCTGGAATTTAAACATTGTCTCCCACTTCAGTGTAATTCAAAGCTAGGTAACTGCTGTTCCTTGTCAGTTGCACATAATTTTATGTAGATATTTATGAATGAGTTACACCAAAGACTAGaggggtttttttctgtttccaggGTTGATGGGAACCTTTCCAAGCATGCTCGGTCGTCTCTGATTTATACTGTGTgcaattttcttcttaattaaactgcattcatttttttctcttaatagTTTGAGTATCTTCTTCATGACAGAAACATTCTGAAgactgaaacatttctttttctttaactaaAGCTCATTCATGTTGCCtaacaaaatgatgaaagattaataaaaagaataaagactaATCATACAATTAAACATTGGTAGCTTttaataataggatttatatagcacatttccctaCAAATAGGCAAGCTCAAAGCACTCTACAGGAGACAAGGGGCAGTTAGGTAATGCCATATGGCAGAAATGAGCATCATGATTAGGCAAATATGTActcaaacattttaacacagcA
Protein-coding regions in this window:
- the LOC112571503 gene encoding ADP-ribosylation factor-like protein 8A encodes the protein MLAFFQRILDWFKSLFWKEEMELTLVGLQYSGKTTFVNVIASGQFNEDMIPTVGFNMRKITKGNVTIKLWDIGGQPRFRSMWERYCRGVNAIVYMVDAADHDKLEASRNELHNLLDKPQLQGIPILVLGNKRDLEGALDEKELIERMNLAAIQDREICCYSISCKEKENIDITLQWLIQHSKSGR